One Primulina huaijiensis isolate GDHJ02 chromosome 5, ASM1229523v2, whole genome shotgun sequence DNA segment encodes these proteins:
- the LOC140976647 gene encoding uncharacterized protein isoform X2, which translates to MTRNSSNGKSSGAGFGIVPEELTEDNYDHWKLCLKNYLVGHDLWGVVSGKEAEPDKSQKHEHEEWKKKNALALHAIKISSGPGVYSKFKEARISARYAWNHLAEKAQKTHGVHFSDHEDESSMEDHGGRCEYLEYESLYKIIEAGDLNATLNFLQQRPHGVRARVSSHNDTALHIAILSGHMRIAEELVKLMEPKDLELINDYGATALSLTAISGAEKLAKAMVSKNQDLLRMSNEHEDGHLPVIVAAQYGQKHIVHYFYEVTPKDELSPEKGENGATLLNCLITAEIYDVASMLLKRYPRLGVTPDHNGNQTLRILAHKPSAFPSGTKLLIWEKWIYSCVRIHSPWEDERVSQIRRSSTSKDYRIEIRESSDEEITEIAHRGLKMKSQVVRLLHGLGWSILRCIVPDIRHIHHRKLVHDEAVKLLTCVFREMKKLDVSQLEKMDIDKIIYDAINYGIVEFITEMIRYQPEIIWRKDKKGRTIFSHAIILRQEKIFSLIYDLGTKKSIMARRHDIFGNNYLHLAAKLSPTSQLERVSGAALQMQRELQWFKEVEKIVQPKLKEEMNENNRTPEMLFSDEHKNLFKDAERWMKNTAGSSLIVGTLIAAVMFTTVFTVPGSTNPKGVPNLLISERRTFLFFMVSNAISMFSSSTSVLMFLGILTARYAEKDFLKSLPTKLIAGLICLFISLVTMMASFGSALYLILHKELAWVTVPIIVVSTVPIALFSSLQFPLLLEMIYRTYGSGIFDKPKKHLLRYSSLDQEYTS; encoded by the exons ATGACAAGGAATTCGA GTAATGGTAAGTCAAGTGGAGCAGGTTTTGGGATTGTGCCAGAGGAACTCACAGAGGACAACTATGATCACTGGAAATTGTGCCTTAAAAATTATCTAGTTGGCCACGATCTCTGGGGTGTTGTTTCAGGAAAAGAGGCTGAACCAGATAAGTCACAAAAACACGAACATGAGGaatggaagaagaaaaatgcACTTGCCCTGCATGCTATCAAAATATCGTCCGGACCGGGAGTGTACTCGAAGTTTAAAGAAGCACGTATTTCTGCACGTTATGCATGGAATCACTTGGCTGAAAAGGCACAGAAGACACATGGAGTACATTTTTCTGATCATGAAGACGAGAGTTCTATGGAAGATCATGGTG gaagATGTGAATACCTTGAATACGAGTCGTTGTACAAGATAATTGAAGCTGGTGATTTGAATGCAACATTAAATTTCCTTCAACAAAGACCACATGGTGTGAGGGCAAGAGTTTCATCGCATAACGATACAGCTCTTCACATTGCTATTTTATCTGGGCACATGAGAATCGCAGAAGAGTTGGTGAAGTTGATGGAACCGAAGGACTTGGAATTGATCAATGATTACGGTGCCACAGCACTGTCTCTAACTGCTATATCTGGTGCCGAGAAACTAGCAAAGGCAATGGTAAGCAAAAATCAGGACTTGCTTAGAATGTCAAATGAACATGAAGACGGGCATCTTCCGGTAATTGTTGCTGCACAGTATGGACAGAAACATATCGTCCATTACTTCTACGAAGTTACGCCAAAGGATGAACTAAGCCCTGAAAAGGGAGAGAATGGAGCCACGCTGCTTAATTGTCTTATTACTGCTGAAATTTATG ATGTTGCTTCGATGCTATTAAAACGGTATCCGCGATTGGGTGTAACCCCTGACCATAATGGAAACCAAACACTCAGAATATTGGCTCATAAGCCTTCTGCGTTCCCTAGTGGAACTAAGCTTCTAATATGGGAGAAATGGATCTACTCCT GTGTAAGGATACATTCACCATGGGAAGATGAACGTGTGTCGCAAATTAGAAGGTCGAGCACTTCCAAAGATTACCGTATTGAAATCCGTGAATCAAGTGATGAAGAAATCACTGAAATAGCGCACAGAGGCCTGAAAATGAAATCTCAAG TAGTGAGACTGTTGCACGGACTGGGGTGGAGTATTTTACGATGTATTG TTCCAGATATCAGGCATATACATCACAGGAAATTAGTGCATGATGAAGCTGTGAAGCTCCTAACTTGCGTCTTCAGAGAAATGAAAAAATTGGACGTGTCGCAGCTTGAAAAGATGGACATCGACAAAATAATCTACGATGCTATCAACTACGGAATCGTAGAGTTCATTACGGAAATGATAAGATACCAACCTGAAATCATATGGagaaaagataaaaaaggaagaACAATATTTTCACATGCAATCATTCTGCGACAGGAGAAGATTTTTAGCCTCATTTATGATTTAGGGACAAAGAAGAGCATAATGGCTCGTAGACACGATATTTTTGGCAATAACTATCTACATTTAGCAGCAAAACTATCACCTACTTCTCAACTTGAACGTGTATCAGGGGCAGCTCTTCAGATGCAAAGGGAACTTCAATGGTTTAAG GAAGTGGAAAAGATTGTACAGCCAAAGCTGAAAGAAGAAATGAACGAGAACAATCGAACACCAGAGATGCTATTCAGTGATGAACACAAGAATCTGTTCAAAGACGCGGAAAGATGGATGAAGAACACAGCCGGATCAAGTTTGATTGTGGGCACACTCATTGCTGCGGTTATGTTCACCACAGTTTTCACAGTACCAGGTAGCACAAATCCTAAGGGAGTACCAAATTTATTAATATCCGAAAGACGTACCTTTCTGTTCTTTATGGTTTCAAATGCAATATCAATGTTCAGTTCCTCGACTTCAGTGCTGATGTTCTTGGGAATTCTTACGGCAAGATATGCAGAAAAAGATTTTCTCAAGTCATTGCCAACAAAGCTGATTGCTGGGCTTATATGCTTGTTCATCTCTTTAGTTACCATGATGGCATCGTTTGGATCTGCATTATACTTGATTTTGCACAAAGAATTGGCTTGGGTTACAGTTCCGATCATCGTGGTTTCCACCGTTCCGATAGCCCTTTTCTCGAGTCTTCAGTTTCCTCTCTTGCTCGAGATGATATATAGAACTTATGGATCAGGGATTTTCGATAAACCGAAGAAACACTTGCTTCGTTATTCAAGCCTAGACCAGGAATATACAAGCTAA
- the LOC140976647 gene encoding uncharacterized protein isoform X3 has translation MTRNSSNGKSSGAGFGIVPEELTEDNYDHWKLCLKNYLVGHDLWGVVSGKEAEPDKSQKHEHEEWKKKNALALHAIKISSGPGVYSKFKEARISARYAWNHLAEKAQKTHGVHFSDHEDESSMEDHGGRCEYLEYESLYKIIEAGDLNATLNFLQQRPHGVRARVSSHNDTALHIAILSGHMRIAEELVKLMEPKDLELINDYGATALSLTAISGAEKLAKAMVSKNQDLLRMSNEHEDGHLPVIVAAQYGQKHIVHYFYEVTPKDELSPEKGENGATLLNCLITAEIYGVRIHSPWEDERVSQIRRSSTSKDYRIEIRESSDEEITEIAHRGLKMKSQVKRAVVRLLHGLGWSILRCIVPDIRHIHHRKLVHDEAVKLLTCVFREMKKLDVSQLEKMDIDKIIYDAINYGIVEFITEMIRYQPEIIWRKDKKGRTIFSHAIILRQEKIFSLIYDLGTKKSIMARRHDIFGNNYLHLAAKLSPTSQLERVSGAALQMQRELQWFKEVEKIVQPKLKEEMNENNRTPEMLFSDEHKNLFKDAERWMKNTAGSSLIVGTLIAAVMFTTVFTVPGSTNPKGVPNLLISERRTFLFFMVSNAISMFSSSTSVLMFLGILTARYAEKDFLKSLPTKLIAGLICLFISLVTMMASFGSALYLILHKELAWVTVPIIVVSTVPIALFSSLQFPLLLEMIYRTYGSGIFDKPKKHLLRYSSLDQEYTS, from the exons ATGACAAGGAATTCGA GTAATGGTAAGTCAAGTGGAGCAGGTTTTGGGATTGTGCCAGAGGAACTCACAGAGGACAACTATGATCACTGGAAATTGTGCCTTAAAAATTATCTAGTTGGCCACGATCTCTGGGGTGTTGTTTCAGGAAAAGAGGCTGAACCAGATAAGTCACAAAAACACGAACATGAGGaatggaagaagaaaaatgcACTTGCCCTGCATGCTATCAAAATATCGTCCGGACCGGGAGTGTACTCGAAGTTTAAAGAAGCACGTATTTCTGCACGTTATGCATGGAATCACTTGGCTGAAAAGGCACAGAAGACACATGGAGTACATTTTTCTGATCATGAAGACGAGAGTTCTATGGAAGATCATGGTG gaagATGTGAATACCTTGAATACGAGTCGTTGTACAAGATAATTGAAGCTGGTGATTTGAATGCAACATTAAATTTCCTTCAACAAAGACCACATGGTGTGAGGGCAAGAGTTTCATCGCATAACGATACAGCTCTTCACATTGCTATTTTATCTGGGCACATGAGAATCGCAGAAGAGTTGGTGAAGTTGATGGAACCGAAGGACTTGGAATTGATCAATGATTACGGTGCCACAGCACTGTCTCTAACTGCTATATCTGGTGCCGAGAAACTAGCAAAGGCAATGGTAAGCAAAAATCAGGACTTGCTTAGAATGTCAAATGAACATGAAGACGGGCATCTTCCGGTAATTGTTGCTGCACAGTATGGACAGAAACATATCGTCCATTACTTCTACGAAGTTACGCCAAAGGATGAACTAAGCCCTGAAAAGGGAGAGAATGGAGCCACGCTGCTTAATTGTCTTATTACTGCTGAAATTTATG GTGTAAGGATACATTCACCATGGGAAGATGAACGTGTGTCGCAAATTAGAAGGTCGAGCACTTCCAAAGATTACCGTATTGAAATCCGTGAATCAAGTGATGAAGAAATCACTGAAATAGCGCACAGAGGCCTGAAAATGAAATCTCAAG TAAAAAGAGCAGTAGTGAGACTGTTGCACGGACTGGGGTGGAGTATTTTACGATGTATTG TTCCAGATATCAGGCATATACATCACAGGAAATTAGTGCATGATGAAGCTGTGAAGCTCCTAACTTGCGTCTTCAGAGAAATGAAAAAATTGGACGTGTCGCAGCTTGAAAAGATGGACATCGACAAAATAATCTACGATGCTATCAACTACGGAATCGTAGAGTTCATTACGGAAATGATAAGATACCAACCTGAAATCATATGGagaaaagataaaaaaggaagaACAATATTTTCACATGCAATCATTCTGCGACAGGAGAAGATTTTTAGCCTCATTTATGATTTAGGGACAAAGAAGAGCATAATGGCTCGTAGACACGATATTTTTGGCAATAACTATCTACATTTAGCAGCAAAACTATCACCTACTTCTCAACTTGAACGTGTATCAGGGGCAGCTCTTCAGATGCAAAGGGAACTTCAATGGTTTAAG GAAGTGGAAAAGATTGTACAGCCAAAGCTGAAAGAAGAAATGAACGAGAACAATCGAACACCAGAGATGCTATTCAGTGATGAACACAAGAATCTGTTCAAAGACGCGGAAAGATGGATGAAGAACACAGCCGGATCAAGTTTGATTGTGGGCACACTCATTGCTGCGGTTATGTTCACCACAGTTTTCACAGTACCAGGTAGCACAAATCCTAAGGGAGTACCAAATTTATTAATATCCGAAAGACGTACCTTTCTGTTCTTTATGGTTTCAAATGCAATATCAATGTTCAGTTCCTCGACTTCAGTGCTGATGTTCTTGGGAATTCTTACGGCAAGATATGCAGAAAAAGATTTTCTCAAGTCATTGCCAACAAAGCTGATTGCTGGGCTTATATGCTTGTTCATCTCTTTAGTTACCATGATGGCATCGTTTGGATCTGCATTATACTTGATTTTGCACAAAGAATTGGCTTGGGTTACAGTTCCGATCATCGTGGTTTCCACCGTTCCGATAGCCCTTTTCTCGAGTCTTCAGTTTCCTCTCTTGCTCGAGATGATATATAGAACTTATGGATCAGGGATTTTCGATAAACCGAAGAAACACTTGCTTCGTTATTCAAGCCTAGACCAGGAATATACAAGCTAA
- the LOC140976647 gene encoding uncharacterized protein isoform X1, with amino-acid sequence MTRNSSNGKSSGAGFGIVPEELTEDNYDHWKLCLKNYLVGHDLWGVVSGKEAEPDKSQKHEHEEWKKKNALALHAIKISSGPGVYSKFKEARISARYAWNHLAEKAQKTHGVHFSDHEDESSMEDHGGRCEYLEYESLYKIIEAGDLNATLNFLQQRPHGVRARVSSHNDTALHIAILSGHMRIAEELVKLMEPKDLELINDYGATALSLTAISGAEKLAKAMVSKNQDLLRMSNEHEDGHLPVIVAAQYGQKHIVHYFYEVTPKDELSPEKGENGATLLNCLITAEIYDVASMLLKRYPRLGVTPDHNGNQTLRILAHKPSAFPSGTKLLIWEKWIYSCVRIHSPWEDERVSQIRRSSTSKDYRIEIRESSDEEITEIAHRGLKMKSQVKRAVVRLLHGLGWSILRCIVPDIRHIHHRKLVHDEAVKLLTCVFREMKKLDVSQLEKMDIDKIIYDAINYGIVEFITEMIRYQPEIIWRKDKKGRTIFSHAIILRQEKIFSLIYDLGTKKSIMARRHDIFGNNYLHLAAKLSPTSQLERVSGAALQMQRELQWFKEVEKIVQPKLKEEMNENNRTPEMLFSDEHKNLFKDAERWMKNTAGSSLIVGTLIAAVMFTTVFTVPGSTNPKGVPNLLISERRTFLFFMVSNAISMFSSSTSVLMFLGILTARYAEKDFLKSLPTKLIAGLICLFISLVTMMASFGSALYLILHKELAWVTVPIIVVSTVPIALFSSLQFPLLLEMIYRTYGSGIFDKPKKHLLRYSSLDQEYTS; translated from the exons ATGACAAGGAATTCGA GTAATGGTAAGTCAAGTGGAGCAGGTTTTGGGATTGTGCCAGAGGAACTCACAGAGGACAACTATGATCACTGGAAATTGTGCCTTAAAAATTATCTAGTTGGCCACGATCTCTGGGGTGTTGTTTCAGGAAAAGAGGCTGAACCAGATAAGTCACAAAAACACGAACATGAGGaatggaagaagaaaaatgcACTTGCCCTGCATGCTATCAAAATATCGTCCGGACCGGGAGTGTACTCGAAGTTTAAAGAAGCACGTATTTCTGCACGTTATGCATGGAATCACTTGGCTGAAAAGGCACAGAAGACACATGGAGTACATTTTTCTGATCATGAAGACGAGAGTTCTATGGAAGATCATGGTG gaagATGTGAATACCTTGAATACGAGTCGTTGTACAAGATAATTGAAGCTGGTGATTTGAATGCAACATTAAATTTCCTTCAACAAAGACCACATGGTGTGAGGGCAAGAGTTTCATCGCATAACGATACAGCTCTTCACATTGCTATTTTATCTGGGCACATGAGAATCGCAGAAGAGTTGGTGAAGTTGATGGAACCGAAGGACTTGGAATTGATCAATGATTACGGTGCCACAGCACTGTCTCTAACTGCTATATCTGGTGCCGAGAAACTAGCAAAGGCAATGGTAAGCAAAAATCAGGACTTGCTTAGAATGTCAAATGAACATGAAGACGGGCATCTTCCGGTAATTGTTGCTGCACAGTATGGACAGAAACATATCGTCCATTACTTCTACGAAGTTACGCCAAAGGATGAACTAAGCCCTGAAAAGGGAGAGAATGGAGCCACGCTGCTTAATTGTCTTATTACTGCTGAAATTTATG ATGTTGCTTCGATGCTATTAAAACGGTATCCGCGATTGGGTGTAACCCCTGACCATAATGGAAACCAAACACTCAGAATATTGGCTCATAAGCCTTCTGCGTTCCCTAGTGGAACTAAGCTTCTAATATGGGAGAAATGGATCTACTCCT GTGTAAGGATACATTCACCATGGGAAGATGAACGTGTGTCGCAAATTAGAAGGTCGAGCACTTCCAAAGATTACCGTATTGAAATCCGTGAATCAAGTGATGAAGAAATCACTGAAATAGCGCACAGAGGCCTGAAAATGAAATCTCAAG TAAAAAGAGCAGTAGTGAGACTGTTGCACGGACTGGGGTGGAGTATTTTACGATGTATTG TTCCAGATATCAGGCATATACATCACAGGAAATTAGTGCATGATGAAGCTGTGAAGCTCCTAACTTGCGTCTTCAGAGAAATGAAAAAATTGGACGTGTCGCAGCTTGAAAAGATGGACATCGACAAAATAATCTACGATGCTATCAACTACGGAATCGTAGAGTTCATTACGGAAATGATAAGATACCAACCTGAAATCATATGGagaaaagataaaaaaggaagaACAATATTTTCACATGCAATCATTCTGCGACAGGAGAAGATTTTTAGCCTCATTTATGATTTAGGGACAAAGAAGAGCATAATGGCTCGTAGACACGATATTTTTGGCAATAACTATCTACATTTAGCAGCAAAACTATCACCTACTTCTCAACTTGAACGTGTATCAGGGGCAGCTCTTCAGATGCAAAGGGAACTTCAATGGTTTAAG GAAGTGGAAAAGATTGTACAGCCAAAGCTGAAAGAAGAAATGAACGAGAACAATCGAACACCAGAGATGCTATTCAGTGATGAACACAAGAATCTGTTCAAAGACGCGGAAAGATGGATGAAGAACACAGCCGGATCAAGTTTGATTGTGGGCACACTCATTGCTGCGGTTATGTTCACCACAGTTTTCACAGTACCAGGTAGCACAAATCCTAAGGGAGTACCAAATTTATTAATATCCGAAAGACGTACCTTTCTGTTCTTTATGGTTTCAAATGCAATATCAATGTTCAGTTCCTCGACTTCAGTGCTGATGTTCTTGGGAATTCTTACGGCAAGATATGCAGAAAAAGATTTTCTCAAGTCATTGCCAACAAAGCTGATTGCTGGGCTTATATGCTTGTTCATCTCTTTAGTTACCATGATGGCATCGTTTGGATCTGCATTATACTTGATTTTGCACAAAGAATTGGCTTGGGTTACAGTTCCGATCATCGTGGTTTCCACCGTTCCGATAGCCCTTTTCTCGAGTCTTCAGTTTCCTCTCTTGCTCGAGATGATATATAGAACTTATGGATCAGGGATTTTCGATAAACCGAAGAAACACTTGCTTCGTTATTCAAGCCTAGACCAGGAATATACAAGCTAA